DNA sequence from the Vanrija pseudolonga chromosome 7, complete sequence genome:
TTCTTCTcacaagcgcaagcgcagcAATTCGTCGCAGCGAGAGGAGATTAGAACTCCGCGCAAGAACTCTCAGAGTTCGTTACCGGATGTTAATGAcggcaggccgacgaccCAAAGATCGGGTAACCCGTCGACTCGGTCCCAGCTACCCACGCCACCATCGACCGGAGGCAATTTGTCCACACCGGTCATGTCCACCCGTACCTTGACAGACGAGCGGCCGTTAGCAAGGATCGACGAGCGTGAGGCGCCTCACGGCGTCTTCGTCACCACCACAGAGGATGAAGGACGCAAGTTGGGCTTGGTACAGAACTCGAACGGtaccgaggccgtcgaggctgcACCAGCCCGCGGCCCACCACGCACCACAACAACGACCGTGTTATCAGTAAACTCGACTACCGGTGCTGCGTCTGTTGGAAGGGATACGCTTCTGCAGTCCGAACTGGCATGGGTCCACACGACTCCTGCCGCTCCTGGCCGCAAggcgcctcctccccctcctcgcaccCCAGAGCCCCGCACCCCCAACTCGGAGACTCGCGCCCTGccagacgaggacgccgacacgccTGGCACCAAGGAGACCAAGATCAAGAAGCGCTTGTCGGCCTTcaagtcgacgacgtcgccgggAGCCGAGCCAATGTTCTCCATCCGTCTCGACATGGGCCAGGGTCACCTCAGCCGAGTCGCCCTTCGCAAGGATATGGCTCTCGCGTTCATTGGGTACGACAAGACCACGCATGTCgtggaggagaggaggagcaaggacgaggatggcTGGGCAGCACTTGCCAAGGCACCGTCTGCTCGCCCAGTGAGGCCAGAGtggcccgacgacgaagccCCGTGGAAGATTGGCAGCGGAAACAAGCGTGCTCGCCAACTCCGCGATGAGAAGGAGCGGACCACACTCCTACGCCGATACTTTGAGACGTCCagtgatgacgaggacgaacCGCAGGCAGAGGCAtctccagctcgccaaggcaACGGTCACGCGAAGAACGTCATCCGCGTCAGGCAACTGCCTATTCCTGTTGTCCCCGGCCCCGCGTCTGGCCCCGACGAGTGGGAGATCAACCCTTCGGACGCCCGCACGGCCCTCGTCAACACCCTCCGCCGTGGTCGCAGGTCAGCAGCAGTAcaggccgccgcccatgccgcccagAGCGCCACAATGCCCACGATGCCCACCGGCGTCATTGCTTGTGTTTGCAAGCAGACGACGGGAGCCAATGGGCAGATGATTTCTTGCGCCTCTTGCAAGACATGGCACCACCTCGCGTGCATCGGCCTGGAGGAGGTCCAGATCGCTCCCAACTGGGTCTGTGAGCCGTGCGTCGTTCAGGCACGCCGGGCGACATTCTCGACACCTCGAGGCAGTGCCAACCGCTTCACCTCATCCGAGcgctctgcctctgccttCCGTGGAGACCAAGCGCTCGCTCTTGCTCCTTCGCCAATGTTCGCTGGCGAGGCTGTCCGTGCTGCGTCGAGCACCGCAGGGTCTGCACCAGGCACAAGAACGCCCTTCTCTCCCACTCGCGGgcaccagcgcgcgcgcgtcctgTCGTATGGCAACGACCTCTGGGGTGTGTCGAACGAGGAGGGTCCAAGCACGCCAGTACCCGCAGCGCGACTCCCCGATAGGTTCTCGACACCTCGGGCGGACGAGCCGGCGTTTGACGTCaactcgacgccatcgcgccATCTCAGTACCGACCCGCGGATGGCTGGCCAATTCAACAGCCTGTTCTCAATGACGCCATTGATGGGCCGCTCGAGAAATACGTCGGCCATGTTGGTTGGAGGGGAAACGCCGACACCGATGCCAATGGGAAACCGAGGCCGCAACGTGTCTGGCTTACTGCCATTCTCCGAGGGTGTCAAGGGCCGACACGAGTTCCTTCAGGGCCTCACGGCCGACAGACGACCCCCGCACACTGACGGGCCGGGGTCACCTATGCGCCGACCTGGTGGCGGACTCTTGAACCCACCGCCAGTGTCACCCTCCCCATATGGCGGGATTGGGCACGGCCACCGGCGGACGTTGAGCGGCACGCTCAACCCGCCAAAGTTTGGTCAGAGCCAGATGAGATCGGCCTCGAGAAGCGGTCTGGGTTTGGGTATGGTGACGGACcgtgatgaggaggacgatgagTCGCGGCCGCGTGCGAGGAGCAACGAGTAGGGTAGGAGTGGCACGGCGAGTAGCAGCTCGTAGGGACAGGCAGCTGTATGAAGTGTGAGTTGTAGCTAAGGTGTGCGAAATAGCCGCAGCTGCTGACACGCACCAAGGTAGTTAGTTGACTGACTCGGAAGTCATGATTTGCTTTGCAATGCAGTCTTGGTATCTTGGTGTGGTCATGTAGTGGAAGCCGTTCGCGGCGATGTAGGGACTGCAGTTGCAGACAGTATGTAGTCGGTATGAAGTCGTACACATGGTCAGTTACGGTCAGCTTTTCTGGAGAGGTTAGCTGAGACGAGGGGTGGTACTCACTAGATTGAGTACGGAGACGATGTCCGGTGGGAAGTGGATGAGAAGGGAAGAGGGGAAGATagctcgggcgcgagggTGAGGGGAATGGCGACGGTGAGGGTGTGATGGAGACGTAGGATTGGAGCTGTGTGCGTTGACGAgaggggagagagagaggagcAGTGGGAACAAGACGTCAAGATGCGAAGAAGTAGACAAGGGAAGTATGTCAACGCGTCTGGCAGaagagagggagagagagagaggaagAGTAAGTGTGAATGGGAGAGTCACGACGAGGCGAGACGCGTTAAGGCAGCCCGAGACCAGACCAACCAAGGGTTagggagggagcgagggAGGGCAGTGCGACCCGAACACGAACGCGGTCGCGTCTCAGGAATGCGGGGCACCGAGGAGCGGGCGCATGTTTGAATACGTGTCATTACCCCCCTCGGACGCTGCCTTGTCAATTGGAAAACAGGCCATCCATGAATCCCGAAACCATTTGCTTCCGCTGCccttgcctcgcctcggtccactccgccgtcgctgctgtctACGCCAGTCGTGCCACTGAGCACGCCACAAGCGAGCCCTAGTATGGGCAATTGGCAGCGACGTGACTCGAGAGACGGATGGACGACGGAGAGCGACACTGGCGAcggctgcagcagctgcagcggAGCATCGGCATAGCGAACAACtgcatctctctctctctctctcttgcCTTGTAAGATCCACACATTCACACTTCTCGGTTTCGTTCTAGAGCAGAGACGGACGTGACGGACAACGCACACGAACACGCACACCTAGACGAGGAGGCTACGAAAACGCAACGGCCCCCCCAAACAAAAGGAACACGACAACACCTTCCTTCCCCTCCTTTCCATCTCCCATCTCACCTCCATCATGTCGACAGTagacggcagcagcgcgccccAGTCGcccgccgagtcgtcgctcgcgacgTCCATCTTCAGCGCCAAGTCGCCCGCCGACTCCGAcgggcacgcggcgcgcgccgccaagtGGCGCTTCGCGAcgcaggtcgtcgccgtcgactcgagcgacaACGCGCACGGCGCTAGCAGCGTGCCCATCTTCCAGACGGCGACCTTCAAGGGCATGGACGGCCAGTACGACTACACGCGCTCGGGCAACccgacgcgcggcggtcTCGAGTCGCACCTCGCTCGCATCTACTCGGCGCACCAGGCGTTCGCGCTCAGCACCGGCATGACCTGCCTCGACGTcatcctccgcctcgtcaagCCTGGCGAGACGGTGCTCGCAGGCGACGACCTGTACGGCGGCACTAACCGCCTGCTGACCTACGCCAAGTCGCACGGCGGTGTGGACGTGCGCCACGCTGACACGaccgacgtcgccgcgctcattCCCCACCTTGGCAAGGGCAACAAGTGAGTTGAGCATCGGGCGGgagggcggcacggcgggtgggacgacgacgggcgtgGTTGCCGCTGGCATCTCGCGGCTTTGGCGTCGTGTAAAATCAGCTGcagccactgccgccgcttGGACCCCCCGCCTCGTGCCTCTGCCTCTGTGCCACTCGTACCATGGCTGACTTTTACAGTGTCAAGATGGTGCTCCTCGAGTCGCCTACCAACCCCTTGCTCAAGATCGCCGACATCCAGGAGATCTCCGCGaccgtcaaggccgccgcgcccgacgccatcatcgtcgtcgacaacacCATGCTCTCGCCCTACCTCCAGCGcccgctcgagctgggcgccgaCATCGTCTACGACTCGGCGACAAAGTACCTCTCTGGCCACCACGACGTCATGGCCGGCATCATCGCCACGGGCAACCCCCAGGCGTCCAAGGACATTGCATGGCTCATCAACGCCATGggctcgggcttggcgccGTTCGACTCTTTCCTTCTCCTCCGCGGTGTCAAGacgctcgccctccgcaTGGACAAGCAGCAGGCCAACGCGCAGATCGTCGCCAActacctcgacgcgctgggaTTCAAGGTCCACTACCCCGGCCTCAAGAGCCACCCCAAAGCCGACATCCACTGGAAgcaggccagcggcgccggtgccgtccTGTCCGTgctcaccgacgacacgcAGCTGTCggagcgcgtcgtgtcggccgcgcgcctctGGGGCGTGTCCGTGTCGTTTGGCGCTGTCAACTCGCTCATCTCGATGCCCTGTCTCATGTCGCACGCCTCGATCCCCGCCCAcatccgcgccgagcgcggcctgcgcgaggacCTGATCCGCCTCTGTGTCGGTATCGAGGACCcccgcgacctgctcgacgacctcgagcacgccctcATCGTCTCGGGCGCCATCGTGCCCAACGTCGACCCTTCGCTGCTGCCCTCtgacaagctcgccgaggtcttCCGCACCAACCCCGGCCAGTGGGGCattgagcgcgcgcgcttcttccGCAGGCCCAACGTCGAGGCCTTGATCGACGGCGTGTcccgcggcctcgccctcgacggcgtcaagaCGATCGACTCGGACATTGTCGTCTCGGCCCCCGGCAAGGTCATCCTCTTTGGAGAGCACGCAGTCGTGCACGGCGTGGTGGGTGAACAAACGGATTAGATATAAAGAAGTCAAAATTCTCACACATAACCTCATACATTGTTGTCTTACCTGCTACATTTATGCAGACTGCTATCGCGACGTCTCTCAACCTCCGCTGCTACGGTGTGCTTGCGCCGCGCACCGACGGCAAGGTGGCCATCACCGCtcccgacctcgaggccgagcacgcgtgGGAGATTTCCTCGCTCCCATGGGACCTTGTTCCCCCGCGTGAGggctcggccgccgacgagaagctcgaccccgtgctgctcgccgcgctcgagaagctcgtcgcCCAGGACAAGCCCACCAAgacgggcgcgagcgcatcTATTGCGTTCCTGTACCTCTTCATGGCTATCGCCCGTGAGAGCACTGAGGCGTGAGTATTAGTAGCAGTGTGGCGTTGCCTCACTCCGTTGCTGACACCCCCCAGCCCTGCCACCACCCTCACTGTCTCCGCCAACCTCcccatcggcgccggcctcggctcgtcggccgcgttCAGCACGTGCGTTGCGTCCGCTCTGCTggtcgcgcacgagcgcgtgcaCGTCCCCGACGCGGGATCGATCGACCCGtcgcacgtcgacgacgtcgactcgtgggccttcctcgccgagaAGGTGCTGCACGGTAACCCGAGCGGCATTGacaacgccgtcgccgtccgcggcggcgctgtggcCTTCACCCGCGCtatcgagggcaaggagggcggcaTGGACTCTATCCGCGGCTTCGACTCGATCCGCCTCCTTCTCACCAACACGCGTGTGCCGCGCGACACCaagtcgctcgtcgccggcgtggccgccaagcgcgccgccgagcctcacgtcgtcgacccggTCCTCGGCCAGATCCAGGACATTTCTGACGAGGCCCGCGGCCTGCTGGACGGCTCGACCAAGACGTCGCGCAACGGCTTCGTGtcgcgcctcgaggcgctcatGCGCGACAACCACGGCCACCTGCGCACCCTTGGTGTGTCGCACCcgtcgctcgaggccgtcgtcaaCGCGACTGCCGCTGCGCCGTTCAACCTCACCACCAAGCTgaccggcgccggtggtggaggcTGCGCGGTGACGCTTATCCCGGACACGTTTGACGACGCGCACCTCGagtcgctgctcgccaacctccgcgcgcttggcgccgagccctACCTCACCACGCTCGGCGGCCCCGGTCTCGGCGTGCACACCCGCACGCCGTCCGACCTGAGCTCGACGCTCGTGGCTGCCGGCCCGGCCGGCCTCGAGTCGTGGGCCTCTGGCCTCAATGCCCAGTGGGTTCACTCGTAAAGAGTGATATCTGTTTCTGCTTCGCTTTGGCGGGCAGATTTGCTGTTCCAACACAGCCTGGGCCGCGTTTTGTTTCCTCATTCTCTCCATTCTGTCAGCATAGTGCATCCAACTGTACAACATTGCATTGAAcaacaccaacaacaacaaacatAAAATATAGTCTGTATACCCCAATGAACCGtgtcgatgatgaggagcgcgacggtGTGGGTTCGGTGCGGAGGTCGGCAcgacgcagcggcggctAGCCAGTCACGAAGCCGCGGAGCAGTCATCGCCGTGTGTTCTTGGGCAGGCAGGAGCATTGGACGAGCTGCTCTtcgtcgctgctgtcagCGAGCAAGCCACGCAGCGCCATCACCTCCGGTAGCACCTCTGGAATCAATCAACGTCCTCACGATGCAGGCTGCCCACTTCCAACGGCCAATATGGAATCCAGGGTGAATGATTTTTCGTTATCTCGCGCCATGATCGGAAGTGCCGCGACAAAGGCATCAACTTTAAATAGCCCAATTCCGCTTGTTGCATCTCGCCACTCCTTCTGTCTTCACACTCACTCACGAtgcccagctcgcggccactaccgccgccaacgcccaTCCGGTCCGAATCGGCGCCGCTCCTGACGCcgagccgcagccgcccCGGCTCGCGGcactcgtcgcggccgacatCGCCGACAACGGCGCGGCGACATAATACGCCATCACGGCGGAAATCGTCATCCCCGCCGGTCcacgtcctccccgccgtcgtcgcggtcaCGCTCTTCGCCCTCATCGCACTCACCGCATGGGACGTATCGCGCGGCTGCTCCCTGCCGTGGCTGTGcgatgcgctcggcggcccgCGGGAGAGCTTCGACAAGGTGTGGTGGCGCAATACGGGCCCGTACGCCGCGTACCGCTCTctcgggcacggcggcggcgggcacggccTGCCGGAGGGGTGCCGCGTCGACCAGGTCTCCATCGTGAGTTCGCTTTATGGGGATAAGGCTGACGAGAAGCTACATCGCCACACGGGCCGCTACCCCACCCCCAACGCTGCCGAGCACTTGAAGGCGACGCTGGCAAAGCTCGCGAACCGCACGGTGCGCGTACCGACCAACCATCCCGACCTGCACTTCCTCCACAATGTAGACCTCGAGCTGAACGACTGGATCCCTGGCGAACTGACCAACCAGGGGAGGTTGGCGTGAGTCGCCTGCGGCAGGTTCAAGCTGACAGCCAGCGCGTGGGACAGCGGCAAGGTGTATGCCGAGCGCTACCGCGCCGTGtctgacgccgcgccgttcgtgcgctcgagcggcggccaccgcgtcgtcgggtcGGCCCAGTTCTTCCTCGAGGGGTTCTACGGGCGCGAGTTCAACCTCTCGCACGCGGCGTTAGAGCCCGACGTGGTGATTccagagggcgaggtgggtggcagCATGACAGCCTAGTGGAAGCACAAGCACGTGTGTGGCTGACCCTTGCGCAGGGCGTCAACAACACCCTCTCTGTCCACTCGTGCGCGGCGTTCGAGGCCCTCGACCCGCCCGCAGGCAGCAAGCAGCGCGCAGAggtcgcccagctcctccagcCCACGGCGGACCGGCTCAACCGCCTCCTTGGGCCGCGGCCAGAGCTCGGCCCAGAGGACGtgcgccgcatcgccgacaTGTGCGGGTACGACACGACCGCGCGCGACACCTGGTCCGGGTGGAGCAAATGGTGCAAGATGCTCTCGCGGGACGAGTGGGAGATTGCGGGGTACATGGGGGACGTGGAGCGGTGGtaccgcgtcggcgagggcggggtgagtggggagCCAAGCTGGTGGCGCGCAGCGCCCGCCAGCGAGGCGAGTGGTGTGGGCTTGTGGACTcgtgctgacgccgcagcgctTCGGCAAGATCATGGGCGCGGGATATGTcaacgagctgctcgcgcgcctgcaGGACACGCACCCGtccgacgacacgacgacgaaccgcaccctcgacgccgaccccgcgaCGTTCCCTCCGGGAGGGCAGCGTGTCTTTGTCGTGAGTGCTACGAAGCGTCTGCGAACGATATCACTAACGTGTTTCGCAGGACTTTACCCACGACAACGAGATGATTGAGATCCTCACTGCGCTCGGGATCCGCAAGATGCGCCGCAAGCTGCCTACCTCCGAGCTGCCCGACGACCCTACCAACAGGCGGTATGTGCTCTCCGAGCTCATTCCGTTCGGTGCGCGGTGGGCCTTCGAGCGGGTGAGCTGTGACCCGTATGTCGATGTTGGACGGGGAACGCCGGTCGCCAAGGCTCGCCGGAtaggcgaggacgacgcgcgccgctcgacgttCGTGCGTGCGCTCATAAAGTGAGTGGCTGAGCGTGTTCCGACATgcaagctgacgccgcccagcgACCGCCCCGCCCGTATCGACCATATGGCGTGCCGCTCCTCTCCCCTGGCGCAGTACCACCTCTGCGACCTCGACTCGTTTATCGAGTCGCAGGAGTGGTCGAtcaccgacgtcgactgGCATGACTGCCGCGTGAAGAAAAAGTGATGCagatgacgatgatgatgtaTCTATAGTTATGATGTATTTGGGTATCATTGTGCTGGGTGTTTGGGCTGGAGCTGGTCAAGCGTGGCTTGAGCTGTGGCGAGGAAGCTGGCTGGCAtgccggcgagctgcgccgctTTCTGCTGTCAGCTGGAGTTGATGCGTGGCCATCTTACGATTGCGTGCGAGTCGTAGTTGACCCCGGGTCGCAGACGATACGAGTAGCTGAACCAGCCGTCCTGTCGTCAGCTCGACGCTCGCCCAACACCGACTCACCATCTCATCAACGTCGGTACAGAAGAAACGCACGCCATCACGAACACGcccgtccgcctcggcgtcagaCGTGTCGACATGCGTTCCGatggccgccggcgcaccgAGCATGGTCGCGAGCTCGTGATAGTGTGTCGCGAAGAGCGTGCGGCAACCTATGTGTTGGAGAATGTAGTCTAGCGTCGCGTATGCGATGCTCATGCCCGCGTCAAGTGTGGTGCCACGTCCGATTCTGCCGTTAGCCAGCTTGCTCAGTGTGACACTCACTCGTCCATGAGGatcaaggacctcggcgtcgcctgcTTCAGGATAGCGGCCGTCTCGACCATCTCGAGCATAAAGGTCGAGCGGTCACGGAAGAGATCGTCGCGTGAGCCGATACGGCTGAACACGCGGTCCACGATCCCGATCTCTGCGTGGTCGGCGGGCACGAACGACCCGGCCTGTGCCAGAATGGCAATGACGGCCGTCTGGCGAAGCAACGTGCTCTTCCCGCCTTGGTTCGGCCCCGTGATGATGTGCATGTGG
Encoded proteins:
- the met-2_1 gene encoding Cystathionine beta-lyase, whose amino-acid sequence is MSTVDGSSAPQSPAESSLATSIFSAKSPADSDGHAARAAKWRFATQVVAVDSSDNAHGASSVPIFQTATFKGMDGQYDYTRSGNPTRGGLESHLARIYSAHQAFALSTGMTCLDVILRLVKPGETVLAGDDLYGGTNRLLTYAKSHGGVDVRHADTTDVAALIPHLGKGNNVKMVLLESPTNPLLKIADIQEISATVKAAAPDAIIVVDNTMLSPYLQRPLELGADIVYDSATKYLSGHHDVMAGIIATGNPQASKDIAWLINAMGSGLAPFDSFLLLRGVKTLALRMDKQQANAQIVANYLDALGFKVHYPGLKSHPKADIHWKQASGAGAVLSVLTDDTQLSERVVSAARLWGVSVSFGAVNSLISMPCLMSHASIPAHIRAERGLREDLIRLCVGIEDPRDLLDDLEHALIVSGAIVPNVDPSLLPSDKLAEVFRTNPGQWGIERARFFRRPNVEALIDGVSRGLALDGVKTIDSDIVVSAPGKVILFGEHAVVHGVTAIATSLNLRCYGVLAPRTDGKVAITAPDLEAEHAWEISSLPWDLVPPREGSAADEKLDPVLLAALEKLVAQDKPTKTGASASIAFLYLFMAIARESTEAPATTLTVSANLPIGAGLGSSAAFSTCVASALLVAHERVHVPDAGSIDPSHVDDVDSWAFLAEKVLHGNPSGIDNAVAVRGGAVAFTRAIEGKEGGMDSIRGFDSIRLLLTNTRVPRDTKSLVAGVAAKRAAEPHVVDPVLGQIQDISDEARGLLDGSTKTSRNGFVSRLEALMRDNHGHLRTLGVSHPSLEAVVNATAAAPFNLTTKLTGAGGGGCAVTLIPDTFDDAHLESLLANLRALGAEPYLTTLGGPGLGVHTRTPSDLSSTLVAAGPAGLESWASGLNAQWVHS
- the ARB_05933 gene encoding 3-phytase A encodes the protein MPSSRPLPPPTPIRSESAPLLTPSRSRPGSRHSSRPTSPTTARRHNTPSRRKSSSPPVHVLPAVVAVTLFALIALTAWDVSRGCSLPWLCDALGGPRESFDKVWWRNTGPYAAYRSLGHGGGGHGLPEGCRVDQVSILHRHTGRYPTPNAAEHLKATLAKLANRTVRVPTNHPDLHFLHNVDLELNDWIPGELTNQGRLAAWDSGKVYAERYRAVSDAAPFVRSSGGHRVVGSAQFFLEGFYGREFNLSHAALEPDVVIPEGEGVNNTLSVHSCAAFEALDPPAGSKQRAEVAQLLQPTADRLNRLLGPRPELGPEDVRRIADMCGYDTTARDTWSGWSKWCKMLSRDEWEIAGYMGDVERWYRVGEGGRFGKIMGAGYVNELLARLQDTHPSDDTTTNRTLDADPATFPPGGQRVFVDFTHDNEMIEILTALGIRKMRRKLPTSELPDDPTNRRYVLSELIPFGARWAFERVSCDPYVDVGRGTPVAKARRIGEDDARRSTFVRALINDRPARIDHMACRSSPLAQYHLCDLDSFIESQEWSITDVDWHDCRVKKK
- the met-2_1 gene encoding Cystathionine beta-lyase, yielding MSTVDGSSAPQSPAESSLATSIFSAKSPADSDGHAARAAKWRFATQVVAVDSSDNAHGASSVPIFQTATFKGMDGQYDYTRSGNPTRGGLESHLARIYSAHQAFALSTGMTCLDVILRLVKPGETVLAGDDLYGGTNRLLTYAKSHGGVDVRHADTTDVAALIPHLGKGNNVKMVLLESPTNPLLKIADIQEISATVKAAAPDAIIVVDNTMLSPYLQRPLELGADIVYDSATKYLSGHHDVMAGIIATGNPQASKDIAWLINAMGSGLAPFDSFLLLRGVKTLALRMDKQQANAQIVANYLDALGFKVHYPGLKSHPKADIHWKQASGAGAVLSVLTDDTQLSERVVSAARLWGVSVSFGAVNSLISMPCLMSHASIPAHIRAERGLREDLIRLCVGIEDPRDLLDDLEHALIVSGAIVPNVDPSLLPSDKLAEVFRTNPGQWGIERARFFRRPNVEALIDGVSRGLALDGVKTIDSDIVVSAPGKVILFGEHAVVHGVVGEQTD